Below is a genomic region from Miscanthus floridulus cultivar M001 chromosome 1, ASM1932011v1, whole genome shotgun sequence.
NNNNNNNNNNNNNNNNNNNNNNNNNNNNNNNNNNNNNNNNNNNNNNNNNNNNNNNNNNNNNNNNNNNNNNNNNNNNNNNNNNNNNNNNNNNNNNNNNNNNNNNNNNNNNNNNNNNNNNNNNNNNNNNNNNNNNNNNNNNNNNNNNNNNNNNNNNNNNNNNNNNNNNNNNNNNNNNNNNNNNNNNNNNNNNNNNNNNNNNNNNNNNNNNNNNNNNNNNNNNNNNNNNNNNNNNNNNNNNNNNNNNNNNNNNNNNNNNNNNNNNNNNNNNNNNNNNNNNNNNNNNNNNNNNNNNNNNNNNNNNNNNNNNNNNNNNNNNNNNNNNNNNNNNNNNNNNNNNNNNNNNNNNNNNNNNNNNNNNNNNNNNNNNNNNNNNNNNNNNNNNNNNNNNNNNNNNNNNNNNNNNNNNNNNNNNNNNNNNNNNNNNNNNNNNNNNNNNNNNNNNNNNNNNNNNNNNNNNNNNNNNNNNNNNNNNNNNNNNNNNNNNNNNNNNNNNNNNNNNNNNNNNNNNNNNNNNNNNNNNNNNNNNNNNNNNNNNNNNNNNNNNNNNNNNNNNNNNNNNNNNNNNNNNNNNNNNNNNNNNNNNNNNNNNNNNNNNNNNNNNNNNNNNNNNNNNNNNNNNNNNNNNNNNNNNNNNNNNNNNNNNNNNNNNNNNNNNNNNNNNNNNNNNNNNNNNNNNNNNNNNNNNNNNNNNNNNNNNNNNNNNNNNNNNNNNNNNNNNNNNNNNNNNNNNNNNNNNNNNNNNNNNNNNNNNNNNNNNNNNNNNNNNNNNNNNNNNNNNNNNNNNNNNNNNNNNNNNNNNNNNNNNNNNNNNNNNNNNNNNNNNNNNNNNNNNNNNNNNNNNNNNNNNNNNNNNNNNNNNNNNNNNNNNNNNNNNNNNNNNNNNNNNNNNNNNNNNNNNNNNNNNNNNNNNNNNNNNNNNNNNNNNNNNNNNNNNNNNNNNNNNNNNNNNNNNNNNNNNNNNNNNNNNNNNNNNNNNNNNNNNNNNNNNNNNNNNNNNNNNNNNNNNNNNNNNNNNNNNNNNNNNNNNNNNNNNNNNNNNNNNNNNNNNNNNNNNNNNNNNNNNNNNNNNNNNNNNNNNNNNNNNNNNNNNNNNNNNNNNNNNNNNNNNNNNNNNNNNNNNNNNNNNNNNNNNNNNNNNNNNNNNNNNNNNNNNNNNNNNNNNNNNNNNNNNNNNNNNNNNNNNNNNNNNNNNNNNNNNNNNNNNNNNNNNNNNNNNNNNNNNNNNNNNNNNNNNNNNNNNNNNNNNNNNNNNNNNNNNNNNNNNNNNNNNNNNNNNNNNNNNNNNNNNNNNNNNNNNNNNNNNNNNNNNNNNNNNNNNNNNNNNNNNNNNNNNNNNNNNNNNNNNNNNNNNNNNNNNNNNNNNNNNNNNNNNNNNNNNNNNNNNNNNNNNNNNNNNNNNNNNNNNNNNNNNNNNNNNNNNNNNNNNNNNNNNNNNNNNNNNNNNNNNNNNNNNNNNNNNNNNNNNNNNNNNNNNNNNNNNNNNNNNNNNNNNNNNNNNNNNNNNNNNNNNNNNNNNNNNNNNNNNNNNNNNNNNNNNNNNNNNNNNNNNNNNNNNNNNNNNNNNNNNNNNNNNNNNNNNNNNNNNNNNNNNNNNNNNNNNNNNNNNNNNNNNNNNNNNNNNNNNNNNNNNNNNNNNNNNNNNNNNNNNNNNNNNNNNNNNNNNNNNNNNNNNNNNNNNNNNNNNNNNNNNNNNNNNNNNNNNNNNNNNNNNNNNNNNNNNNNNNNNNNNNNNNNNNNNNNNNNNNNNNNNNNNNNNNNNNNNNNNNNNNNNNNNNNNNNNNNNNNNNNNNNNNNNNNNNNNNNNNNNNNNNNNNNNNNNNNNNNNNNNNNNNNNNNNNNNNNNNNNNNNNNNNNNNNNNNNNNNNNNNNNNNNNNNNNNNNNNNNNNNNNNNNNNNNNNNNNNNNNNNNNNNNNNNNNNNNNNNNNNNNNNNNNNNNNNNNNNNNNNNNNNNNNNNNNNNNNNNNNNNNNNNNNNNNNNNNNNNNNNNNNNNNNNNNNNNNNNNNNNNNNNNNNNNNNNNNNNNNNNNNNNNNNNNNNNNNNNNNNNNNNNNNNNNNNNNNNNNNNNNNNNNNNNNNNNNNNNNNNNNNNNNNNNNNNNNNNNNNNNNNNNNNNNNNNNNNNNNNNNNNNNNNNNNNNNNNNNNNNNNNNNNNNNNNNNNNNNNNNNNNNNNNNNNNNNNNNNNNNNNNNNNNNNNNNNNNNNNNNNNNNNNNNNNNNNNNNNNNNNNNNNNNNNNNNNNNNNNNNNNNNNNNNNNNNNNNNNNNNNNNNNNNNNNNNNNNNNNNNNNNNNNNNNNNNNNNNNNNNNNNNNNNNNNNNNNNNNNNNNNNNNNNNNNNNNNNNNNNNNNNNNNNNNNNNNNNNNNNNNNNNNNNNNNNNNNNNNNNNNNNNNNNNNNNNNNNNNNNNNNNNNNNNNNNNNNNNNNNNNNNNNNNNNNNNNNNNNNNNNNNNNNNNNNNNNNNNNNNNNNNNNNNNNNNNNNNNNNNNNNNNNNNNNNNNNNNNNNNNNNNNNNNNNNNNNNNNNNNNNNNNNNNNNNNNNNNNNNNNNNNNNNNNNNNNNNNNNNNNNNNNNNNNNNNNNNNNNNNNNNNNNNNNNNNNNNNNNNNNNNNNNNNNNNNNNNNNNNNNNNNNNNNNNNNNNNNNNNNNNNNNNNNNNNNNNNNNNNNNNNNNNNNNNNNNNNNNNNNNNNNNNNNNNNNNNNNNNNNNNNNNNNNNNNNNNNNNNNNNNNNNNNNNNNNNNNNNNNNNNNNNNNNNNNNNNNNNNNNNNNNNNNNNNNNNNNNNNNNNNNNNNNNNNNNNNNNNNNNNNNNNNNNNNNNNNNNNNNNNNNNNNNNNNNNNNNNNNNNNNNNNNNNNNNNNNNNNNNNNNNNNNNNNNNNNNNNNNNNNNNNNNNNNNNNNNNNNNNNNNNNNNNNNNNNNNNNNNNNNNNNNNNNNNNNNNNNNNNNNNNNNNNNNNNNNNNNNNNNNNNNNNNNNNNNNNNNNNNNNNNNNNNNNNNNNNNNNNNNNNNNNNNNNNNNNNNNNNNNNNNNNNNNNNNNNNNNNNNNNNNNNNNNNNNNNNNNNNNNNNNNNNNNNNNNNNNNNNNNNNNNNNNNNNNNNNNNNNNNNNNNNNNNNNNNNNNNNNNNNNNNNNNNNNNNNNNNNNNNNNNNNNNNNNNNNNNNNNNNNNNNNNNNNNNNNNNNNNNNNNNNNNNNNNNNNNNNNNNNNNNNNNNNNNNNNNNNNNNNNNNNNNNNNNNNNNNNNNNNNNNNNNNNNNNNNNNNNNNNNNNNNNNNNNNNNNNNNNNNNNNNNNNNNNNNNNNNNNNNNNNNNNNNNNNNNNNNNNNNNNNNNNNNNNNNNNNNNNNNNNNNNNNNNNNNNNNNNNNNNNNNNNNNNNNNNNNNNNNNNNNNNNNNNNNNNNNNNNNNNNNNNNNNNNNNNNNNNNNNNNNNNNNNNNNNNNNNNNNNNNNNNNNNNNNNNNNNNNNNNNNNNNNNNNNNNNNNNNNNNNNNNNNNNNNNNNNNNNNNNNNNNNNNNNNNNNNNNNNNNNNNNNNNNNNNNNNNNNNNNNNNNNNNNNNNNNNNNNNNNNNNNNNNNNNNNNNNNNNNNNNNNNNNNNNNNNNNNNNNNNNNNNNNNNNNNNNNNNNNNNNNNNNNNNNNNNNNNNNNNNNNNNNNNNNNNNNNNNNNNNNNNNNNNNNNNNNNNNNNNNNNNNNNNNNNNNNNNNNNNNNNNNNNNNNNNNNNNNNNNNNNNNNNNNNNNNNNNNNNNNNNNNNNNNNNNNNNNNNNNNNNNNNNNNNNNNNNNNNNNNNNNNNNNNNNNNNNNNNNNNNNNNNNNNNNNNNNNNNNNNNNNNNNNNNNNNNNNNNNNNNNNNNNNNNNNNNNNNNNNNNNNNNNNNNNNNNNNNNNNNNNNNNNNNNNNNNNNNNNNNNNNNNNNNNNNNNNNNNNNNNNNNNNNNNNNNNNNNNNNNNNNNNNNNNNNNNNNNNNNNNNNNNNNNNNNNNNNNNNNNNNNNNNNNNNNNNNNNNNNNNNNNNNNNNNNNNNNNNNNNNNNNNNNNNNNNNNNNNNNNNNNNNNNNNNNNNNNNNNNNNNNNNNNNNNNNNNNNNNNNNNNNNNNNNNNNNNNNNNNNNNNNNNNNNNNNNNNNNNNNNNNNNNNNNNNNNNNNNNNNNNNNNNNNNNNNNNNNNNNNNNNNNNNNNNNNNNNNNNNNNNNNNNNNNNNNNNNNNNNNNNNNNNNNNNNNNNNNNNNNNNNNNNNNNNNNNNNNNNNNNNNNNNNNNNNNNNNNNNNNNNNNNNNNNNNNNNNNNNNNNNNNNNNNNNNNNNNNNNNNNNNNNNNNNNNNNNNNNNNNNNNNNNNNNNNNNNNNNNNNNNNNNNNNNNNNNNNNNNNNNNNNNNNNNNNNNNNNNNNNNNNNNNNNNNNNNNNNNNNNNNNNNNNNNNNNNNNNNNNNNNNNNNNNNNNNNNNNNNNNNNNNNNNNNNNNNNNNNNNNNNNNNNNNNNNNNNNNNNNNNNNNNNNNNNNNNNNNNNNNNNNNNNNNNNNNNNNNNNNNNNNNNNNNNNNNNNNNNNNNNNNNNNNNNNNNNNNNNNNNNNNNNNNNNNNNNNNNNNNNNNNNNNNNNNNNNNNNNNNNNNNNNNNNNNNNNNNNNNNNNNNNNNNNNNNNNNNNNNNNNNNNNNNNNNNNNNNNNNNNNNNNNNNNNNNNNNNNNNNNNNNNNNNNNNNNNNNNNNNNNNNNNNNNNNNNNNNNNNNNNNNNNNNNNNNNNNNNNNNNNNNNNNNNNNNNNNNNNNNNNNNNNNNNNNNNNNNNNNNNNNNNNNNNNNNNNNNNNNNNNNNNNNNNNNNNNNNNNNNNNNNNNNNNNNNNNNNNNNNNNNNNNNNNNNNNNNNNNNNNNNNNNNNNNNNNNNNNNNNNNNNNNNNNNNNNNNNNNNNNNNNNNNNNNNNNNNNNNNNNNNNNNNNNNNNNNNNNNNNNNNNNNNNNNNNNNNNNNNNNNNNNNNNNNNNNNNNNNNNNNNNNNNNNNNNNNNNNNNNNNNNNNNNNNNNNNNNNNNNNNNNNNNNNNNNNNNNNNNNNNNNNNNNNNNNNNNNNNNNNNNNNNNNNNNNNNNNNNNNNNNNNNNNNNNNNNNNNNNNNNNNNNNNNNNNNNNNNNNNNNNNNNNNNNNNNNNNNNNNNNNNNNNNNNNNNNNNNNNNNNNNNNNNNNNNNNNNNNNNNNNNNNNNNNNNNNNNNNNNNNNNNNNNNNNNNNNNNNNNNNNNNNNNNNNNNNNNNNNNNNNNNNNNNNNNNNNNNNNNNNNNNNNNNNNNNNNNNNNNNNNNNNNNNNNNNNNNNNNNNNNNNNNNNNNNNNNNNNNNNNNNNNNNNNNNNNNNNNNNNNNNNNNNNNNNNNNNNNNNNNNNNNNNNNNNNNNNNNNNNNNNNNNNNNNNNNNNNNNNNNNNNNNNNNNNNNNNNNNNNNNNNNNNNNNNNNNNNNNNNNNNNNNNNNNNNNNNNNNNNNNNNNNNNNNNNNNNNNNNNNNNNNNNNNNNNNNNNNNNNNNNNNNNNNNNNNNNNNNNNNNNNNNNNNNNNNNNNNNNNNNNNNNNNNNNNNNNNNNNNNNNNNNNNNNNNNNNNNNNNNNNNNNNNNNNNNNNNNNNNNNNNNNNNNNNNNNNNNNNNNNNNNNNNNNNNNNNNNNNNNNNNNNNNNNNNNNNNNNNNNNNNNNNNNNNNNNNNNNNNNNNNNNNNNNNNNNNNNNNNNNNNNNNNNNNNNNNNNNNNNNNNNNNNNNNNNNNNNNNNNNNNNNNNNNNNNNNNNNNNNNNNNNNNNNNNNNNNNNNNNNNNNNNNNNNNNNNNNNNNNNNNNNNNNNNNNNNNNNNNNNNNNNNNNNNNNNNNNNNNNNNNNNNNNNNNNNNNNNNNNNNNNNNNNNNNNNNNNNNNNNNNNNNNNNNNNNNNNNNNNNNNNNNNNNNNNNNNNNNNNNNNNNNNNNNNNNNNNNNNNNNNNNNNNNNNNNNNNNNNNNNNNNNNNNNNNNNNNNNNNNNNNNNNNNNNNNNNNNNNNNNNNNNNNNNNNNNNNNNNNNNNNNNNNNNNNNNNNNNNNNNNNNNNNNNNNNNNNNNNNNNNNNNNNNNNNNNNNNNNNNNNNNNNNNNNNNNNNNNNNNNNNNNNNNNNNNNNNNNNNNNNNNNNNNNNNNNNNTCCATATCCATACGACCATGACATGCAGCTGCGAGCGACCGCGCTcttcggcggcagcggcggcttgCACGCGCacgccctgccgccgccgccgccggtcatCGAGCAGCCGGCGAAGGACGGTTACAGCTGGCGCAAGTACGGGCAGAAGCAGCTCAAGGACGCCGAGTCGCCGCGGAACTACTACAAGTGCACCCGCGACGGGTGCCCCGTCAAGAAGGTCGTGGAGCGCTCCTTCGAcgggttcatcaaggagatcACCTACAAGGGTCGGCACAACCACCCGCGCCCACAGGAGCGCGGCCTCGCCGGTGGCGGTAACGatgccctcgccgccgccgaggaggACATGGACGGTCCCAGCGACGACGACGAAGACGACGCGTTGATGCATGAGAATGACGTCGACGGGGCTCCTGGCATGTGAGTTATGCTCTGCTTCGTGCTACGTTACAACTGTCGCCTGCGGCGCCGCGCAGACAGTGTGAACCGTGACAGGCTGCCGGTTGTTTGGTCAGGGGCGCGGACGGCGTGGCCGGGCAGAGGGTGGTGAAGAAGCCCAAGATCATCCTCCAAACGACGAGCGAGGTGGATCTCCTGGACGACGGCTACCGGTGGCGCAAGTACGGGCAGAAGGTGGTCAAGGGCAACCAGCGGCCGAGGTGAAATTTTCACTTGGACTATCTGATCCTGAACATACCAACCATTGTGAGTTGTGAATTTGTGATGGTGCTCAGTGCATGCTCACTGCTCTGCTCAATGATGTGCAGGAGCTACTACAAGTGCATCGCCGACAATTGCAACGTGCGCAAGCAGATCGAGAGGGCGCCCACCGACCCCAGGTGCGTCCTGACGACGTACACAGGCCGCCACAAGCACGACCCGCCAGGACGGGCCAACAAAGCCGCCGCGGGCGGCTCTTCTGCTGATCCGGCCCCTCCATCTGCGAACACGGCTAGTGGAAGTGGGGCGTTTCAGGAGAATTGGGGGGCTCGGCAGCTGAAGGAGGAGTTCTAGCCGGGAAATGAATGATTGGACATTGGCCTATGTGGAGTGTGGCTTTCCTGGGTGTGAATAATAGAGACTGGATCATTGATTCTTTTGGGTAGGTGTTTCTGCTGGCTAATTGTTATTTGATTAGATTTCAACTGTTGTAGAGGAGCTGACATGTTGATTTCGGCTAAACATGTGCTTGTGCTGCATGGTATGTACATTtgttttctctttatttatttctTGTCCTTTcacaatttttttgtttttgtcatgGGAAAATTTCTAGCTGGAGAATCGAAGGAACAAGGAAAGAACTCGTGTGGTGATGTAACTGAACCATTAGTAATCATGAACTGAAAACACAGACATGTATTTCGTTAATttcaaaaatgaaaagaaaacagAGACATGTATATACATCTTCAGAGTTCAGAATGCAGATTGCTGCAATATCTTTTTTTTTCCTCCTCTTTTGGGGCAATGATCAACAAGTATTTACACAAATCTGTGTGCAGTGTTTCTTAGCTCACAAACTTGAGTTAGTTCCTACAACTATCTGCCGATCTATACAACAGCATCTCAACAAGAACATCTACAAACCACACTCTCTTTTGCTTTTCCTGAAAGTTAGTGCCCTACAGTAACATGACAGATTTACTCATCAGCTGCAGTTATCAGCGTCGGTATCTGCCCGTTGTCGGCGAAGTCGATCTTGTTCAGCCTCATGCAGCACAAGACATGCTCTGGCAACTCCTCAGCCTTTTGTGCCTGCAACCAGTATCAGACCATGGCTAAGTTACAGACATTCAGTCAAGGGGtcacttttctttttttctttttctttctttttgaaaCAAATCAAGTGGTCACTTTTTAGCCAGGAGCAGAAGAAAATTAAGTACCTGAATAGTTAGACCAAGATCAAGAACGCCATGCTTGAGCCGCTCCCAGAAGGTCTCGAGCCCTTTCCGCGATATGAAGCTGAACCGATGGACATCGAGATCGATCTCAAAGTAATTTGGACCCTACATTATCAATGAAaacacacacattttttatgtttCAGTCAGAACTGAAAACACATTTTACTATTTCAGCACTCGTTTGTCTATAAACTAGTGAGCAAATGCAGTCAGTTACCTTGTAGAATTTGTGTTGTGGGCGAGATAGAACAGGCTTCTGATTGTAGGTCTGCACAAGCTTCCTCTCTGCCGTGCTCAGCTGCAGGTCTTCAGGGTTTGCCAAACCAGCCAGGATCTTCAGCCTCTCTGTGTATGGCACAATGCTGTCTACTGGGAATCCCTTCACCTTTTCGGTTTCCTCATTCATAAGCCTCTGCATAACTAGTTAGTCAGAAACTTTGCCTAGAGGTGCTTTATCTATACAAGAGAAATCTACCTTGATGCTATCCTGCAATTGAGGAGAAATCTCCTTGTCAAAGCTGTCAGATAACTTGAAATACAGAACTAGGCTTATCCCGTCACCGTCGTTATCGCCAAACACTGTAGCAGGATAGGTGGGCAAACTGCACAAACAAGTAAACTTGTCAAGCTCAGAAGCCAGAACTAACCAATTAACATTCAGTAGTTAAAAAGCAATGATTAAGAACCCTTTACGACCTACTGAATTACCTGAATGTTGACAATGAGGAGAGTCGGAAATGTCTCATGTGTCTTCAGAGACGGAAGCGAGAGGTGCTGTGCAATGTGATGAATCTTCCTTGTGTAGGCGAACATGTCTGCTCCAATAGGGGTGTAAGGGGAGCAGTCTGGAGCTGGGTACTTCCTCTTGTCTCTGCATGAATTTCACAGATTCAGTCAGGCATAATCATGTATGATACTGTCAGAATTGTGTTTACAACACTGCCACTGCTTCTTACTTGAAGAAGCTCTCCCCTCGGACTCTGAACGTCGATGGCTCAAGAACCGACCAGCAACCTTCTGACAGTTTCTCGCCGGTCGAAAACGGCACCGTGAAACCTGCCCTTGGGCGGTACAAGTAATTTGCAGAACCACCTGGGATTGCAGAATTTGTCAACTAAGTAATAATTCAGCTACTGAGCGGCCGCATGAAGATGGCATTGCAATGGCGCAGCTGAGATGTTAACGCTAAGCAACTCACTCATTTCGGTCATCTCGTCGCCCTCATATGACCTTGTCCTGAACGAGAGCCTGACCACGGCTGTTTTTTTCTTCTGCTGCTGATGGTGCGGGCTGACACCAACGATCGGCATCGGCTGGACCTTGTTGCTCGGAATCGACGCCGGGAACGGCGGCCGC
It encodes:
- the LOC136453618 gene encoding probable WRKY transcription factor 58, coding for PYPYDHDMQLRATALFGGSGGLHAHALPPPPPVIEQPAKDGYSWRKYGQKQLKDAESPRNYYKCTRDGCPVKKVVERSFDGFIKEITYKGRHNHPRPQERGLAGGGNDALAAAEEDMDGPSDDDEDDALMHENDVDGAPGMGADGVAGQRVVKKPKIILQTTSEVDLLDDGYRWRKYGQKVVKGNQRPRSYYKCIADNCNVRKQIERAPTDPRCVLTTYTGRHKHDPPGRANKAAAGGSSADPAPPSANTASGSGAFQENWGARQLKEEF
- the LOC136476632 gene encoding uncharacterized protein, with protein sequence MGSCVSSTRHRRRSRKLSVAARKFRRKVSSAIADAPIIRGRHGVVYVEAPDSNVTLHLTNLQWQHSQMDAGSVICEEAWYDSVSILESPDSDDDLDNDFASVSGDPLPDVTGGSNAPQPPQCKDAACFLDTMQLLRSIANAEACDQSEQPDKSDDSNVAATATNSGSCNDEDCCSSTLKELQAAMSPRPPFPASIPSNKVQPMPIVGVSPHHQQQKKKTAVVRLSFRTRSYEGDEMTEMSGSANYLYRPRAGFTVPFSTGEKLSEGCWSVLEPSTFRVRGESFFKDKRKYPAPDCSPYTPIGADMFAYTRKIHHIAQHLSLPSLKTHETFPTLLIVNIQLPTYPATVFGDNDGDGISLVLYFKLSDSFDKEISPQLQDSIKRLMNEETEKVKGFPVDSIVPYTERLKILAGLANPEDLQLSTAERKLVQTYNQKPVLSRPQHKFYKGPNYFEIDLDVHRFSFISRKGLETFWERLKHGVLDLGLTIQAQKAEELPEHVLCCMRLNKIDFADNGQIPTLITAADE